Proteins encoded in a region of the Methanofollis tationis genome:
- a CDS encoding DUF4430 domain-containing protein: MRRILTLLCLLAAIACTMPAAALSMDISGTTAGSAVIVTCDQEAFFVFQENSGTPVFARGTTVRYIPHTTGTLSIAAAAGGATVAETVTISAGGSGGDGGDGGDLYQNVVLPAGNLTVTAANSGTTYTVNRRTALGALDASGASYTIDDGWYDQYGTLYITAINGRTNRGASGWMYQVNGVSPSVGANAKTVQNGDRVVFYWSESMSSTPATSDEAIWLKVVYGSGSDSGDAGTTTAGSAAFGPATDPKTPVGLPEGVTTAVVGGKTRISVDLSAAHDGERVTVKGDRIIIERPGLVMTILTGDITERDGIATGFLKSVTAMLTPKSGTIAGIGDVGATLILSLNGVTALGDITVTYASNLSAEEQSALFALCAVDGTAVTGTACVMNVGMNGLVNGEDIASATVRMHLAPAWVEKHGGAGAIRIVHIADDGTVEILDTDMVGIDDKGNLIFEGISPKGLSTFALVSLGEATLKSSTTAMPTTAAAAPSTTAPVQTPLGWAAAIAAALIGGGVCLSRRKEA; encoded by the coding sequence ATGCGTCGTATCCTGACACTGCTCTGCCTGCTGGCAGCAATCGCCTGCACCATGCCGGCCGCGGCGCTGAGCATGGACATCTCGGGAACCACCGCCGGCTCCGCCGTGATCGTCACCTGCGACCAGGAAGCGTTCTTCGTCTTCCAGGAGAACAGCGGCACCCCGGTCTTCGCACGGGGCACGACTGTCAGGTACATCCCCCACACGACCGGGACACTCTCGATTGCGGCGGCCGCAGGGGGTGCAACGGTGGCCGAAACCGTCACCATCTCAGCGGGCGGCAGCGGCGGTGACGGTGGTGACGGCGGCGATCTCTATCAGAACGTCGTCCTCCCGGCAGGCAACCTCACCGTCACCGCCGCCAACAGCGGCACGACCTATACGGTGAACAGGCGCACCGCCCTGGGAGCGCTCGACGCCTCGGGCGCGAGTTACACGATCGACGACGGCTGGTACGACCAGTACGGCACCCTCTACATCACCGCCATCAACGGCCGGACAAACAGGGGCGCGTCAGGCTGGATGTACCAGGTCAACGGCGTCTCCCCATCGGTCGGCGCCAATGCAAAGACCGTGCAGAACGGCGACCGGGTCGTCTTCTACTGGAGCGAGAGCATGTCCTCCACCCCGGCGACCTCGGACGAGGCAATCTGGCTGAAGGTGGTCTATGGGAGCGGCAGCGACAGCGGCGATGCGGGCACGACAACAGCCGGATCTGCGGCCTTCGGCCCGGCCACAGATCCGAAAACGCCTGTGGGACTGCCCGAAGGCGTCACCACCGCGGTGGTGGGTGGAAAGACCAGGATTTCAGTCGACCTGAGCGCCGCGCACGATGGGGAGCGAGTCACCGTGAAGGGCGACCGCATCATCATCGAACGGCCCGGCCTGGTCATGACCATCCTCACCGGTGACATCACCGAGAGAGACGGCATCGCCACCGGATTTCTCAAGAGCGTCACGGCCATGCTGACACCGAAGAGCGGGACGATCGCCGGGATCGGCGATGTCGGGGCGACGCTGATCCTTTCGCTGAACGGTGTCACGGCCCTCGGCGATATCACGGTCACCTACGCCTCCAACCTCTCGGCAGAAGAACAATCAGCTCTCTTCGCACTCTGCGCCGTCGATGGAACCGCCGTCACCGGCACCGCTTGCGTGATGAACGTCGGCATGAACGGGCTCGTAAACGGTGAGGACATCGCGAGCGCCACCGTCAGGATGCATCTTGCCCCCGCATGGGTGGAAAAGCACGGCGGCGCCGGCGCGATCCGCATCGTTCACATCGCCGACGACGGGACGGTCGAGATCCTCGACACCGACATGGTCGGGATCGACGATAAGGGCAACCTGATCTTCGAGGGCATATCGCCGAAAGGGCTCTCAACATTCGCCCTCGTCAGTCTCGGCGAGGCCACCCTGAAGTCGAGCACGACGGCCATGCCGACGACCGCCGCGGCAGCCCCTTCCACAACGGCCCCGGTACAAACGCCCCTCGGGTGGGCGGCGGCGATCGCTGCTGCCCTTATCGGCGGCGGGGTCTGTCTCTCCAGAAGAAAGGAGGCGTGA